One Camelina sativa cultivar DH55 chromosome 3, Cs, whole genome shotgun sequence genomic window carries:
- the LOC104765258 gene encoding non-specific phospholipase C1-like yields the protein MASRRVSATVILFCYLLISSQSLEFNKPHKIRGPIKTIVVVVMENRSFDHILGWLKSTRPDIDGLTGQESNPLNVSDPNSEKIFVSNDAVFVDMDPGHSFQAIREQIFGSNDTSGDPTMNGFAQQSESMEPGMAKNVMSGFKPEVLPVYSELANEFGVFDRWFASVPTSTQPNRFYVHSATSHGCSSNVKKDLVKGFPQKTIFDSLDENGLSFGIYYQNIPATFFFKSLRRIKHLVKFHSYALKFKLHAKLGKLPNYSVVEQRYFDVDLFPANDDHPSHDVALGQRFVKEVYETLRSSPQWEEMALLITYDEHGGFYDHVPTPVKGVPNPDGIIGPDPFYFGFDRLGVRVPTFLISPWIEKGTVIHEPDGPTPNSQYEHSSIPATVKKLFNLKSHFLTKRDAWAGTFEKYFRIRDSPRQDCPEKLPEVTQLLRPQGAREDSKLSEFQVELIQLASQLVGDHLLNSYPDIGKNMTVSEGNKYAEDAVEKFLEAGMAALEAGADENTIVTMRPSLTTRTSPSERTNNYIGSY from the exons ATGGCTTCCCGACGAGTATCCGCCACTGTTATTCTCTTCTGCTACTTACTAATTTCGTCTCAATCTCTCGAATTCAATAAACCCCACAAGATCAGAGGACCAATCAAGACCATAGTCGTTGTAGTCATGGAGAATCGCTCCTTCGATCACATCCTCGGCTGGCTCAAATCGACCCGACCCGATATCGACGGATTAACCGGTCAAGAATCAAACCCACTCAACGTCTCCGATCCAAACTCCGAGAAGATCTTCGTCTCCAACGACGCCGTCTTCGTTGACATGGATCCGGGTCATTCCTTCCAAGCGATCCGAGAACAGATTTTCGGGTCTAACGATACATCGGGCGACCCGACTATGAACGGGTTCGCACAGCAATCGGAGAGTATGGAGCCCGGGATGGCTAAAAACGTCATGAGCGGATTCAAACCCGAGGTCTTACCTGTTTACTCCGAGTTGGCTAACGAGTTCGGTGTGTTCGATCGATGGTTCGCTTCTGTACCTACCTCGACACAGCCGAATCGGTTCTACGTTCACTCAGCTACTTCTCATGGCTGCTCAAGCAACGTCAAGAAAGATCTCGTTAAAGGGTTTCCTCAAAAAACCATCTTTGATTCGTTAGACGAGAACGGACTCAGTTTTGGGATCTATTACCAAAACATCCCTgctaccttcttcttcaaatcccTTCGTAGGATTAAGCATCTGGTGAAGTTTCATAGCTACGCGCTTAAATTCAAGCTCCATGCCAAGCTAGGGAAGCTTCCTAACTATTCCGTTGTGGAGCAGAGGTACTTCGATGTCGATCTTTTTCCGGCTAACGATGATCACCCGTCGCATGATGTGGCGTTGGGTCAACGGTTTGTTAAGGAAGTCTATGAGACGTTACGGAGCAGTCCACAGTGGGAAGAGATGGCTTTGCTTATTACTTATGACGAGCACGGTGGGTTTTATGACCATGTTCCCACGCCTGTTAAAGGTGTGCCTAACCCTGATGGTATCATTGGACCTGACCCGTTTTACTTCGGGTTTGATCGTTTGGGCGTTCGGGTCCCTACCTTTCTCATTTCTCCCTGGATCGAGAAGGGCACTG TGATACATGAACCTGATGGTCCAACACCAAATTCACAGTATGAGCATTCTTCTATACCCGCAACTGTCAAGAAACTCTTCAACCTAAAGTCGCACTTCCTCACTAAGAGAGATGCATGGGCTGGTACATTTGAGAAGTACTTCCGTATCCGAGATTCTCCTCGCCAAGATTGTCCAG AGAAACTACCGGAAGTGACACAATTGCTGAGGCCACAGGGAGCGAGGGAAGACTCAAAGCTCTCAGAATTCCAGGTGGAGCTGATCCAACTCGCTTCCCAACTAGTTGGAGACCATCTTCTAAACTCATATCCAGACATTGGGAAGAACATGACTGTAAGTGAAGGCAACAAGTACGCAGAGGACGCTGTTGAGAAGTTTCTGGAAGCAGGGATGGCTGCACTGGAAGCAGGAGCAGACGAAAACACTATAGTCACTATGAGGCCGTCTCTAACGACCAGGACCAGTCCCAGTGAACGGACCAACAACTATATTGGAAGCTACTGA